One Vicia villosa cultivar HV-30 ecotype Madison, WI linkage group LG5, Vvil1.0, whole genome shotgun sequence genomic window, GTTTACACAGACAGTGCGAGCACAAGCATCAGCACATGCATCAAGATCGGATACGCCGCAAACAGTCACACAAGTATCAGGAATGGGATCTTTTGAGAAAGAGCCAACCTTTTTCAACATCCTCTTTGAGGTGCAGACCCTTTCACAGACAAAAATTTCATCAGAACTCCTTTCTCTTCCTCTTACACTCTTCAACTTCTGCTCTTCCGCATTCTTTTTCTTCACTCGAAAAGCTTGTCCTGCAATAACTACAGGGATTGCTGCTCCTATAAGTGACCACCAAATTTCACCCATATCTCTGATAAAACCTACACAAATTCAGCCGCTCTTCTTGTAACTTAGACGCTGctgcacattctcaacaaaaGAAACAACCAATAGCAAAATTTCAACATTGAGTTGTTAACAAATACTAGCTAGACAGTACACAAAGAAATTTCTAAAATCTACCAAATTCAAATCCCTTAGGTGTCAGTATAGAAAATGATGCATAGGTACGACTTACGAGTACCGTATCGTACAAAATAGTCTTTCCCGGATAGCGGTCAACCCCAAAAGTAGGATACCGGGATAGCGTATAGCGGAATGACCACTCTATTTGATCTTTTTTCAGACAAGTTACATATAGTAAGTATAAACATATATTGaatgaaaaataaacaaataagtcAACTCATAAATCAAAACACACatgacgcataagcgactacgaAGGAAGGTTAAGGTTGAGTCTCaactcaaatttgattgaaaaactcAAAATTACCCTTAAAACATCGTAAAATTTAAGGggtaattttggttttttagaGGGAAAAGGATAGCGGATCAGAAACCGCTCTGCTCCACTATCCCACTATTTACCCAAAGTACACACCATTTTAGTGGTAAATTGACAAGAGTTTGACCTTATAAAATAAGAAAGAGAGTTCACTTTACTTAATAAAAGAATCACACTCTACATcttaaataaaacattagaaacGTTCTTCACCAGTGAATTGCACGTGCCGATAAATGTATAACTAACTAGAGCATGAATGAAGCATAAAAATGCAACAAATATTCATGTAATGTAAATTCTAACTAGTTAATTGCGGCCAAAATCGGCGCGGAGGGGAGTGGCCGCTGGCCGCTACAGTCATCACTGTCGCGGCTGCCTCGTTCATTTCCCGAGAACAACACGGCGCGTGTAatgaagatattttgaaaaataatataaaattatggaGAGAGAAGGTTCAAGTAGAAGGAAGAAACTGAAAATCACAATACCAATCGGCGGCGTGCTTGAATTACGGTGGTGGCGCGCTTGGATTCTGTTGCCGTTGCAAATTAGCTAGGTTAAAAGGAGATGGAAGAACTCAAACTTTGCAAAGG contains:
- the LOC131602081 gene encoding uncharacterized protein At5g64816-like, encoding MGEIWWSLIGAAIPVVIAGQAFRVKKKNAEEQKLKSVRGRERSSDEIFVCERVCTSKRMLKKVGSFSKDPIPDTCVTVCGVSDLDACADACARTVCVNQHQVPNWNDICLRRCQSECLKLSSQSS